From the Desulfovibrio sp. TomC genome, one window contains:
- a CDS encoding phosphoribosylformylglycinamidine synthase subunit PurQ, with protein MPQVRTLVITGFGTNCEVESAHAARMAGSDVTDIVFFSDIVAGRTRIDAYNFLVFPGGFLDGDDLGAAQAAAVRWKHAATAAGEPLLTQLRTFFDAGGLVLGICNGFQLLVKLGLLPALGGNYFSRQVSLANNDSARFEDRWVTLTANPESPCVFTKGLGRLDLPVRHGEGKLVPMEQSVLDELLASGAVALQYADPATGQITMDYPANPNGSPHAIAGLTDPSGRILGLMPHPEAFNHPTNHPGYTRGERPTLGTVLFENAVAYLRAQA; from the coding sequence ATGCCCCAGGTGCGCACCCTCGTGATCACCGGCTTTGGCACCAACTGCGAGGTGGAATCGGCCCATGCCGCCCGCATGGCCGGCTCCGACGTCACGGATATTGTGTTTTTTTCCGACATCGTGGCCGGGCGGACAAGAATTGACGCCTACAATTTTCTTGTCTTTCCCGGCGGCTTTCTCGATGGGGATGATCTTGGCGCGGCCCAGGCCGCGGCCGTTCGCTGGAAACATGCCGCAACTGCGGCCGGCGAACCGCTTTTAACCCAGTTGCGGACTTTTTTTGATGCCGGCGGACTGGTGCTTGGCATTTGCAACGGCTTCCAGCTGCTGGTCAAACTCGGCCTCCTGCCGGCCCTTGGCGGCAACTATTTCTCCCGGCAGGTGAGCCTGGCCAACAATGATTCGGCCCGGTTTGAAGACCGCTGGGTGACCCTGACCGCCAATCCCGAAAGCCCCTGCGTCTTCACCAAGGGCCTTGGCCGCCTGGACCTTCCGGTGCGCCACGGCGAGGGCAAGCTCGTGCCCATGGAGCAAAGCGTCCTGGACGAACTGCTGGCCAGCGGGGCCGTCGCCCTGCAATACGCCGACCCGGCCACCGGGCAGATCACCATGGACTACCCAGCCAATCCCAACGGCTCGCCCCACGCCATCGCGGGCCTCACCGATCCGAGCGGCCGCATTCTCGGACTCATGCCGCACCCCGAGGCCTTCAATCATCCGACCAACCACCCCGGCTACACCCGGGGCGAACGTCCGACGCTTGGCACGGTGCTGTTTGAAAACGCCGTGGCCTATCTGCGCGCCCAGGCGTAG